A section of the Thermoleophilaceae bacterium genome encodes:
- a CDS encoding histone deacetylase — protein sequence MADYRIRIAAPLYFRHDSSLGHETGAHPEGPGRIPAIERAMEACDWLGYERRDAPEAEIEQILRAHPQSHVDHVRHACERGVSLDPDTITSPGSWSAALHAVGGAVAMVDALLGGEARLAFSGLRPPGHHAETHAAMGFCLFNNIAVAARHALDEYGLGRVFVLDWDVHHGNGTNEIFHETSGVLFASLHQSPLYPGTGPLSDVGSGEGEGFSINLPVPPGSGEPQWLSLVQHVVMPAARQFEPELVLVSAGFDAHRADPLASCLLETESYAELAAHVRELAAALGVPVGVVLEGGYDLAALSASVVATLESFAHGEDPPRLYPRDELSERAASAIGRYWRL from the coding sequence TTGGCGGATTACCGTATCCGGATCGCAGCCCCGCTTTACTTCCGCCACGACTCCTCGCTCGGCCACGAGACGGGCGCGCACCCGGAGGGGCCGGGGCGCATTCCCGCCATCGAGCGGGCGATGGAGGCGTGCGACTGGCTCGGCTACGAGCGGCGGGACGCGCCGGAGGCGGAGATCGAGCAGATCCTGCGCGCGCACCCGCAGAGCCACGTGGACCACGTGAGGCACGCGTGCGAGCGCGGGGTGTCGCTCGACCCCGACACGATCACCTCGCCCGGCTCGTGGTCGGCCGCGCTCCACGCGGTGGGCGGAGCCGTGGCGATGGTGGACGCGCTGCTCGGCGGAGAGGCGCGGCTGGCGTTCTCGGGCCTGCGCCCGCCCGGCCACCACGCGGAGACGCATGCCGCAATGGGTTTCTGCCTCTTCAACAACATCGCCGTGGCCGCGCGGCATGCGCTGGACGAGTACGGGCTGGGCCGCGTGTTCGTGCTCGACTGGGATGTGCACCACGGCAACGGCACGAACGAGATCTTCCACGAGACGAGCGGGGTGCTGTTCGCGAGCCTGCACCAGTCGCCGCTCTATCCGGGGACTGGCCCGCTGTCCGACGTGGGGAGTGGCGAGGGCGAGGGCTTCTCTATCAACCTGCCGGTGCCGCCGGGCTCGGGCGAGCCGCAGTGGCTGTCGCTCGTGCAGCACGTGGTGATGCCGGCGGCCCGCCAGTTCGAGCCGGAGCTCGTGCTCGTGTCCGCCGGGTTCGACGCCCACCGCGCGGACCCGCTGGCGAGCTGCCTTCTCGAGACGGAGTCGTACGCCGAGCTTGCCGCCCACGTGCGGGAGCTCGCGGCCGCGCTGGGGGTGCCGGTGGGCGTCGTGCTCGAGGGCGGCTACGACCTCGCCGCGCTGTCGGCGTCCGTGGTGGCCACGCTCGAGTCGTTCGCGCACGGGGAGGACCCGCCTCGGCTCTACCCGCGCGACGAGCTCAGCGAGCGGGCGGCGTCGGCGATCGGACGCTACTGGCGCCTTTGA
- a CDS encoding FAD-dependent oxidoreductase: protein MAHDANSDPGRADVIVVGAGAAGLYTALVAAREGARVALISRSPLAESASYWAQGGIAAALADDDSAELHLDDTLTAGRGASRESAARVLCDEAPQRVRDLERLGVRFDADRRGALALGLEGGHSRRRVVHAGGSATGRRITRDLSALAALDERVEVIERTAASGLWVHDGRCIGVLAEDRHGRERVIAGRGAVLATGGAAALWRRTSNPRGATGVGMTLAHAAGADLADIEFMQFHPTALVHPDDAHDGFLITEAVRGEGAKLLTDEGERFVDELSPRDEVALAVQAQLQAGRTVLLDMREIDLARFPNIVSALADAGIDPAREPVPVAPAAHYTMGGVATSVDGASSLPGLYAVGECGCTGLHGANRLASNSLAECFVFGHRAALAALGEPDPGRAAASAPRPARGPSPTPPQATRDALWQHAGLQRTRAGLEHLLDDSFPLARLIARSALEREESRGAHQRGDYPVTDPGRDGLHLIVDTHGDARWEHWR from the coding sequence GTGGCCCACGACGCGAACTCCGACCCCGGCCGGGCCGACGTGATCGTGGTCGGTGCAGGGGCGGCCGGCCTGTATACGGCGCTCGTGGCCGCGCGCGAGGGCGCCCGTGTGGCCCTCATCTCGCGCTCGCCCCTGGCCGAGTCCGCGAGCTACTGGGCGCAGGGCGGGATCGCAGCCGCGCTGGCGGACGACGACTCCGCGGAGCTTCATCTGGACGACACGCTCACCGCCGGACGCGGCGCCTCGCGCGAGTCCGCCGCGCGCGTGCTCTGCGACGAGGCGCCCCAGCGTGTGCGCGACCTGGAGCGGCTCGGCGTTCGCTTCGATGCCGATCGCCGCGGCGCCCTGGCGCTCGGGCTCGAGGGCGGCCACTCGCGCCGCCGCGTGGTGCACGCGGGTGGGAGCGCGACCGGACGTCGCATCACCCGTGACCTCTCCGCCCTGGCGGCGCTCGACGAGCGCGTGGAGGTGATCGAGCGCACCGCGGCCAGCGGGCTGTGGGTGCACGACGGGCGCTGCATCGGCGTGCTTGCCGAGGACCGCCATGGTCGCGAGCGGGTGATCGCGGGGCGCGGCGCGGTGCTGGCCACCGGCGGCGCCGCGGCACTCTGGCGCCGCACCTCTAACCCGCGCGGGGCCACCGGGGTGGGCATGACGCTCGCGCACGCGGCGGGGGCCGATCTCGCGGACATCGAGTTCATGCAGTTCCACCCCACCGCGCTCGTGCATCCGGACGACGCGCACGACGGCTTCCTCATCACGGAGGCGGTGCGAGGAGAGGGCGCCAAGCTGCTCACGGACGAGGGAGAGCGCTTCGTGGACGAGCTCTCGCCGCGCGACGAGGTGGCGCTGGCGGTGCAGGCGCAGCTCCAGGCGGGCCGGACCGTGCTGCTGGACATGCGCGAGATCGACCTCGCCCGCTTCCCGAACATCGTCTCCGCCCTCGCGGACGCGGGCATCGATCCCGCGCGCGAGCCGGTGCCCGTCGCGCCGGCCGCGCACTACACGATGGGCGGGGTGGCCACGAGCGTCGACGGCGCGTCGTCGCTGCCGGGTCTCTACGCGGTGGGCGAGTGCGGCTGCACCGGACTGCACGGCGCCAACCGCCTCGCCTCGAACTCGCTGGCGGAGTGCTTCGTGTTCGGGCATCGCGCCGCACTCGCCGCGCTCGGCGAGCCGGACCCGGGCAGGGCCGCGGCCAGCGCGCCGCGACCCGCACGTGGTCCCTCGCCCACCCCTCCGCAGGCCACGCGGGACGCCCTCTGGCAGCACGCCGGCCTGCAGCGAACGCGCGCAGGGCTCGAGCACCTGCTTGACGATTCCTTCCCGCTGGCCCGCCTCATCGCCCGCTCCGCTCTGGAGCGCGAGGAGAGCCGCGGGGCACACCAGAGGGGTGATTATCCCGTCACCGATCCGGGTCGCGACGGCCTGCACCTGATCGTGGACACCCATGGCGACGCACGCTGGGAGCATTGGCGCTAA
- a CDS encoding hydantoinase/oxoprolinase family protein, whose product MLLGVDVGGTFTDAALLTPSGLVTAKAPSTPSDQSEGVLAAVSAALEAAGASASDVSRFAHGMTVGTNALLEGKVARTALLATEGFVDLEELGRQARAELYRLCAGHPPPLVPPSLRVPVPERTGPDGVIRPLDEGVLADRVRGLDVEAAAVCLLWGFRHREHEQAVARLLTRELPDVHVSTSHETAGVFREYERCATTVVDAALSPLLRRYLERLAERARDAGLPEPEVMLSSGGVASAAIAARHGSWTVLSGPAGGAVGAARSAERAGVPDVVCLDMGGTSCDVSVAFGGRAGETGGREVGGRALALPMVDVHTIGAGGGSVAWRDAGGALRVGPRSAGADPGPACYGRGGEEPTVTDANLLLGYLDSASPLAGGVELDRAAAERSMARLGDSLGMSVEYTAAGIVRVAGSEMARAVRVMTVERGIDPRDLALLAFGGAGPLHACAIADELGMRRVVVPRASGVLSALGLVVSERRRELVASELLAGPALTSEAAARAVARLARQGREELGSGDAEVRVRYDLRYSGQAFEITVAGEPEPDVDELRREFDRAHEQRYGYSDPDATLELVTVRVAVALPGGELAAAVAPTEGSSGRREMTFEGERVEADVLSGRVESVRGPAVCELPEATLVVPPGWRGRADEDGTIVLERG is encoded by the coding sequence ATGCTTCTTGGCGTAGACGTTGGCGGCACCTTTACGGATGCCGCGCTCCTGACGCCTTCCGGGCTGGTAACGGCCAAGGCTCCTTCGACTCCTTCGGATCAGTCGGAGGGCGTTCTTGCTGCTGTGTCTGCGGCTCTCGAGGCGGCTGGTGCTTCGGCTTCTGACGTCTCGCGGTTCGCGCACGGCATGACGGTGGGGACGAATGCGCTTCTCGAAGGGAAGGTGGCTCGCACCGCGCTGCTCGCCACGGAGGGCTTCGTGGACCTCGAGGAGCTTGGACGCCAGGCGCGCGCCGAGCTCTACCGGCTGTGCGCCGGCCACCCGCCGCCGCTCGTGCCGCCTTCGCTGCGCGTTCCGGTGCCAGAGCGCACGGGGCCGGACGGTGTGATTCGCCCCCTGGACGAGGGAGTCCTGGCGGATCGGGTGCGGGGACTCGATGTGGAGGCCGCGGCCGTGTGCCTCTTGTGGGGGTTCCGCCACCGTGAGCATGAGCAGGCGGTAGCGCGGCTCCTCACGCGTGAGCTGCCTGACGTGCACGTGTCCACCTCGCACGAGACGGCCGGCGTGTTCCGCGAGTACGAGCGCTGTGCGACCACCGTCGTCGATGCCGCGCTTTCGCCTCTGCTCCGCCGCTATCTCGAGCGGCTCGCCGAGCGAGCGCGGGACGCCGGCCTGCCCGAGCCGGAGGTGATGCTGTCGAGCGGAGGCGTGGCGAGTGCCGCAATCGCGGCGCGGCACGGATCGTGGACGGTGCTCTCCGGCCCGGCCGGCGGGGCGGTTGGCGCGGCCCGCAGCGCCGAGCGCGCGGGCGTACCGGATGTTGTGTGTCTCGACATGGGCGGCACGTCGTGCGACGTATCGGTGGCGTTCGGCGGGCGCGCAGGCGAGACCGGCGGCCGTGAGGTGGGCGGGCGGGCGCTCGCACTGCCGATGGTGGACGTGCACACGATCGGCGCGGGCGGCGGCAGCGTGGCGTGGCGGGACGCGGGCGGCGCGCTGCGCGTGGGTCCGCGGTCGGCGGGGGCGGACCCTGGGCCCGCGTGCTACGGCCGAGGCGGCGAGGAGCCCACGGTCACGGACGCGAACCTGCTGCTTGGCTACCTCGACTCCGCGTCGCCGCTCGCGGGCGGCGTGGAACTCGATCGCGCGGCTGCGGAGCGCTCGATGGCGCGGCTGGGCGACTCGCTCGGGATGTCGGTCGAGTACACGGCGGCCGGAATCGTGCGCGTGGCCGGCTCGGAGATGGCGCGCGCCGTGCGCGTGATGACGGTGGAGCGCGGGATCGATCCGCGCGACCTCGCGCTGCTCGCCTTCGGCGGGGCCGGGCCGCTGCACGCCTGCGCGATCGCGGACGAGCTGGGGATGCGGCGCGTGGTGGTGCCGCGAGCGTCGGGCGTGCTGTCTGCGCTCGGGCTCGTGGTGTCGGAGAGGCGAAGGGAGCTGGTGGCGAGTGAGCTCCTCGCAGGTCCGGCACTCACGAGCGAAGCCGCCGCCCGTGCTGTCGCGCGCCTTGCCCGCCAGGGTCGCGAGGAACTTGGCTCGGGCGACGCCGAGGTGCGCGTTCGCTACGACCTTCGCTACTCCGGTCAGGCGTTCGAGATCACCGTGGCCGGCGAGCCGGAGCCGGACGTGGACGAGCTGCGGCGCGAGTTCGATCGCGCGCACGAGCAGCGCTACGGCTACTCGGATCCGGACGCCACGCTCGAGCTCGTGACCGTGCGCGTGGCCGTCGCGCTCCCCGGCGGCGAACTGGCGGCGGCGGTGGCGCCCACCGAGGGATCGAGCGGGCGGCGGGAGATGACCTTCGAAGGCGAGCGCGTGGAGGCGGACGTGCTCAGCGGACGGGTCGAGAGCGTGCGCGGGCCGGCGGTGTGCGAGCTCCCGGAGGCCACGCTCGTGGTCCCGCCGGGCTGGCGGGGCAGGGCAGACGAGGACGGAACGATCGTGCTGGAGCGCGGCTGA
- a CDS encoding hydantoinase B/oxoprolinase family protein translates to MDPVTLQVMVGALRAACDEMGVVLVRSAHSANIKERRDASTGLFDSAGEMVMQAEHIPVHLGAMPLAVAAVKDEEQRPGDAWILNDPYRGGTHLPDITLVSPIYSGGELVGFAASRAHHADVGGKLPGSMPADSRALDEEGVVISPSRLMREGALDEELLADLTERMRNPEQRRADLRAQLAAGRSGAGRVEELVERYGLATVREAMSETLDYAERRTRARIAELEDGVREARDVLEAPEGDLELRLRAEVRRDELVLDYTGSASQHEGNLNCPLAVTLSASYFGVRVLTDPDVPACAGAYRPVTVVAPEGSLLNAQPPHAVVAGNVETSSRVADLVLAAFGRALGQGTMNNLTLGNRRFTYYETLGGGQGACPDADGPSAVHVAMSNTLNTPIEALELEFPLRAVEYGVRRGSGGDGAQRGGDGVVRELEALDEMSFSLITERRRHAPRGASDGRDGEPGRNLLNGDELEPKASGTLGKGDRLRIETPGGGGHGEPPG, encoded by the coding sequence ATGGATCCCGTCACGCTGCAGGTGATGGTCGGAGCGCTGCGCGCCGCATGCGACGAGATGGGCGTGGTGCTGGTGCGTTCCGCGCACTCGGCGAACATCAAGGAGCGCCGCGACGCGTCCACCGGCCTGTTCGACTCCGCCGGCGAGATGGTGATGCAGGCCGAGCACATTCCGGTGCACCTCGGCGCGATGCCGCTCGCGGTGGCCGCGGTGAAGGACGAGGAGCAGCGCCCGGGCGACGCGTGGATCCTCAACGACCCCTACCGGGGCGGCACGCATCTGCCCGACATCACGCTCGTCTCCCCCATCTACAGCGGCGGCGAGCTCGTGGGCTTCGCGGCAAGCCGCGCCCACCATGCCGACGTTGGCGGCAAGCTGCCGGGAAGCATGCCCGCCGATTCGCGCGCGCTCGACGAGGAGGGCGTGGTGATATCGCCCTCGCGGCTGATGCGCGAGGGGGCGCTCGACGAGGAGCTGCTCGCGGACCTCACCGAGCGGATGCGCAACCCGGAACAGCGCCGCGCCGACCTGCGCGCGCAACTGGCGGCCGGGCGCAGCGGCGCGGGACGGGTGGAGGAGCTGGTGGAGCGCTACGGCCTCGCGACCGTGCGCGAGGCGATGAGCGAGACGCTCGACTACGCGGAGCGCCGCACGCGAGCGCGGATCGCCGAGCTCGAGGACGGAGTGCGCGAGGCGCGCGACGTGCTCGAGGCGCCGGAGGGCGACCTCGAGCTGCGGCTACGCGCGGAGGTCCGCCGCGACGAGCTTGTGCTCGACTACACGGGCTCCGCGTCACAGCACGAGGGCAACCTCAACTGCCCGCTGGCGGTGACGCTGTCCGCCTCCTATTTCGGGGTGCGCGTCCTCACCGACCCGGATGTGCCCGCCTGCGCGGGCGCGTACCGGCCAGTGACCGTGGTGGCCCCGGAGGGGTCGCTGCTCAACGCGCAGCCACCGCACGCGGTGGTGGCGGGCAACGTGGAGACGTCGTCGCGCGTGGCAGATCTGGTGCTCGCGGCGTTCGGACGCGCTCTCGGCCAGGGCACGATGAACAACCTCACGCTGGGGAACCGCCGCTTCACCTACTACGAGACGCTCGGCGGCGGCCAGGGGGCGTGCCCCGACGCGGATGGGCCGAGCGCCGTGCACGTGGCGATGAGCAACACGCTCAACACGCCGATCGAGGCGCTCGAGCTCGAGTTCCCGCTGCGGGCGGTCGAGTACGGGGTGCGCCGCGGCTCTGGCGGTGACGGCGCGCAGCGCGGCGGCGATGGCGTGGTGCGCGAGCTGGAGGCGCTCGACGAGATGAGCTTCTCGCTGATCACAGAGCGGCGCAGGCACGCGCCGCGCGGCGCGAGTGATGGCCGCGACGGCGAGCCTGGCCGCAACCTGCTGAACGGGGACGAGCTCGAGCCGAAGGCCTCCGGCACGCTTGGGAAGGGCGATCGCCTTCGCATCGAAACGCCGGGCGGAGGTGGACACGGGGAGCCGCCTGGGTAG
- a CDS encoding vWA domain-containing protein — protein sequence MGKAPFRRAVLAAVFVAGALPGAAAAQTSDLVKARSSVEIVLDASKAMGGPRLAAGRSAVVRAVRALPAGTPVGLRLYGGRGSCSSSQLVAPVTPADPAAISSALKRVRPSGPAPVSLALSRAAKDLPPTGQHTIVLVAGGGDSCAPPPPCQTITVGAAAAPVPVYVIGVGVDAAARRALQCTARASGGVYDEAGTTTALTPQLEAALGRATRDRRSLGRPVAGGVEESQGTPVAPGEYVDSIAPDTERWYHVSVPPGHVLTAAATLVAPPAVDVSAPGSSLTLDAFGAGAQSGTLAGNDATDTASNLFAFDPSRTITVSVRANRTQAGNSVRVALHDSPDKQLAQKLHGRSLALELVFRLPLAGAEDAVPPPAAHRSSARVSWGAAIAALAVCALIAFAASYLAPRGLKARDEA from the coding sequence GTGGGGAAGGCGCCGTTCAGAAGAGCCGTGCTCGCGGCGGTGTTCGTCGCGGGCGCGCTGCCCGGGGCCGCGGCGGCGCAGACGAGCGACCTCGTGAAGGCGCGCTCGTCAGTGGAGATCGTGCTCGACGCGTCGAAGGCGATGGGCGGCCCGCGCCTAGCGGCGGGGCGAAGTGCGGTGGTGCGGGCGGTGCGCGCGCTCCCAGCTGGCACCCCGGTGGGCCTGCGGCTCTACGGGGGCCGCGGGTCGTGCTCCTCCAGCCAGCTGGTGGCGCCCGTCACACCGGCCGACCCGGCCGCGATCAGCTCCGCTCTAAAACGCGTCAGGCCCAGCGGCCCCGCCCCCGTGTCGCTCGCCCTGTCGCGCGCCGCGAAGGACCTCCCGCCAACCGGGCAGCACACGATCGTGCTCGTGGCCGGCGGCGGCGACAGCTGCGCGCCTCCTCCCCCGTGCCAGACCATCACCGTGGGAGCCGCCGCCGCGCCCGTGCCGGTGTACGTGATCGGCGTGGGAGTGGACGCCGCCGCGCGCCGCGCGCTGCAATGCACCGCGCGCGCCAGCGGCGGGGTGTACGACGAGGCGGGCACCACCACGGCGCTGACGCCGCAGCTCGAGGCCGCGCTCGGCCGCGCCACGCGTGACCGGCGCTCGCTCGGCAGGCCGGTGGCCGGCGGCGTGGAGGAGTCACAGGGCACCCCGGTGGCGCCTGGCGAGTACGTCGACTCGATCGCGCCCGACACCGAGCGCTGGTACCACGTGTCGGTACCGCCCGGGCACGTGCTCACGGCCGCCGCCACCCTCGTCGCGCCGCCGGCGGTGGATGTGAGCGCGCCGGGCTCGTCCCTCACGCTCGACGCGTTCGGTGCCGGCGCTCAGAGCGGCACGCTCGCCGGCAACGACGCCACCGACACCGCGAGCAACCTGTTCGCCTTCGACCCCAGCCGCACGATCACCGTGAGCGTGCGCGCAAACCGCACCCAGGCTGGCAACAGCGTGCGGGTAGCGCTTCACGACTCGCCGGACAAGCAGCTCGCGCAGAAGCTTCACGGCCGCTCGCTCGCGCTCGAGCTGGTGTTCCGGCTGCCGCTCGCCGGCGCAGAGGACGCGGTGCCCCCGCCGGCGGCACACCGATCGTCCGCGCGTGTGAGCTGGGGAGCGGCAATAGCAGCGCTGGCGGTGTGCGCTCTGATCGCGTTCGCCGCCAGCTACCTCGCTCCCCGCGGCCTGAAGGCGAGGGACGAAGCGTGA
- a CDS encoding NAD(P)-dependent oxidoreductase produces MSRIERVAFLGMGIMGSRMAANVALGEFELRVWNRTRERAERVAEATGAGLADTPADAARGADAVITMVVDSPEVEAVLFGDKGAAAALEPGALVIDMSTIAPKAVESIGDRLAEGGISFIDAPVSGSSPKAEDGTLTIMVGASEEDYERALPLLESMGELIVHCGPRSHGQMVKLLNNTLAATNAAVLAEAISVARKAELDMDALVRVVAASSGNSTMLQLKARPMIEHEFAPLFKLDHMLKDVRHTLNAAHELGAETPVAEAAKALYEAASGMGKGDDDFAAVIEAVEPQ; encoded by the coding sequence ATGAGCCGAATCGAGCGTGTGGCATTCCTCGGCATGGGAATCATGGGTTCCCGCATGGCCGCGAACGTGGCGCTCGGCGAGTTCGAGCTGCGGGTGTGGAACCGTACGCGCGAGCGCGCCGAGCGGGTTGCCGAGGCCACCGGCGCCGGCCTCGCGGACACACCGGCGGACGCCGCGCGCGGCGCGGACGCGGTGATCACGATGGTGGTGGACTCGCCCGAGGTGGAGGCCGTGCTGTTCGGCGACAAGGGCGCGGCGGCGGCGCTCGAGCCGGGCGCGCTCGTGATCGACATGTCCACAATCGCTCCGAAGGCTGTGGAATCGATCGGCGACCGCCTCGCCGAGGGAGGGATCAGCTTCATCGACGCACCCGTGAGCGGATCGAGCCCCAAGGCCGAGGACGGCACGCTCACGATCATGGTGGGCGCGTCAGAGGAGGACTACGAGCGGGCGCTGCCGCTGCTCGAGTCGATGGGCGAGCTGATCGTGCACTGCGGCCCGCGGAGCCACGGGCAGATGGTCAAGCTGCTCAACAACACGCTCGCCGCAACCAACGCGGCGGTGCTCGCGGAGGCGATCTCGGTGGCCCGGAAGGCGGAGCTCGACATGGACGCGCTCGTGCGGGTGGTGGCCGCCAGCTCGGGCAATTCCACGATGCTCCAGCTCAAGGCACGTCCCATGATCGAGCACGAATTCGCGCCCCTTTTCAAGCTCGACCACATGCTCAAGGACGTGCGCCATACCCTGAATGCGGCACACGAGCTGGGGGCTGAAACACCGGTTGCGGAGGCCGCAAAAGCGCTCTACGAAGCGGCATCCGGGATGGGAAAGGGCGACGATGACTTCGCGGCCGTTATCGAGGCCGTGGAGCCTCAGTGA
- a CDS encoding DUF1802 family protein — MPIAFKEWAVTVRALAEGEQLLTLRKGGIREENRHFEIEHDRFFLYPTFDHQAGNLVRESHKPELGRALEEGVWPEGEPPARALIQDGGVPQPERVRIRAWAEVAASYLITDRRCVDALSPYYVWTTDYAEKRLAWKRRHPLHVIVLRTYRIPRPVTVKVRDEYGGCRSWVEIARDLPFEGTPVLSDDEFERAAAEIEAIASDAVPVLA, encoded by the coding sequence ATGCCAATCGCTTTCAAAGAATGGGCTGTGACCGTGCGCGCTCTCGCCGAGGGCGAGCAGCTCCTCACTCTCCGCAAGGGCGGGATCCGCGAGGAGAACCGTCACTTCGAGATTGAGCACGACCGTTTCTTCCTCTACCCCACGTTCGACCACCAGGCGGGCAACCTGGTGCGCGAGTCGCACAAGCCGGAGCTCGGCCGCGCGCTCGAGGAGGGCGTGTGGCCGGAGGGTGAGCCGCCCGCGCGGGCGCTGATCCAGGACGGCGGCGTGCCGCAGCCGGAGCGTGTGCGCATCCGCGCGTGGGCCGAGGTGGCCGCCAGCTACCTGATCACGGACCGCCGCTGCGTGGACGCGCTCTCGCCCTACTACGTCTGGACCACGGACTACGCGGAGAAGCGGCTCGCTTGGAAGCGCCGCCATCCGCTCCACGTGATCGTGCTCCGCACCTACCGCATCCCGCGGCCCGTCACCGTGAAGGTGCGGGACGAGTACGGCGGCTGCCGCTCATGGGTGGAGATCGCGCGCGACCTGCCGTTCGAGGGCACCCCGGTGCTGTCGGACGACGAGTTCGAGCGCGCCGCCGCGGAGATCGAGGCGATCGCCTCGGACGCGGTGCCGGTCCTCGCCTAG